The Urbifossiella limnaea nucleotide sequence GGAACACGTCCAGGCTCGGCGCCTGCGTGGCGCCGGTCGGGTCGGTCGGGCCGCCGGGCGGGGACAGCACGGGGACCTGCCCGGCCACGCCGCCGCCGGCGATCGGGGTGACGCCGCCGGCGGTGCCGCCCGCGCCCTGCATGTTCGAGCGCACGACCTGGAGCACCTGCCCGCCCTGCACGAAGTCGCGGACGCGGCCGCTGACGACGAGCTTGTCGCCGAGCACGCGGAGCTTGACGCGGCTGTCGGGGAAGAACTTGTTCAGGTCCGCTTCCAGCGCCTGGTAGGCGCGGTCGAGCCGCTCCTTCGCCTCGGGGTCGGGGAAGACCCGCACGAGGTACGACAGCGACTCCGTCTTGGCCGGGTCGTTCGGGTCGGCGAACCAGATGTTGAGCACGGTCGCGCCGACGCCCTTCCCCTGGATGATGAGCTCCTTCGGCGACAGCACGTTGACGGACGCGATGCTCTCGTCGCCGGCCTGGACGCGGGCGGGCGTGCCCTTCAGCACGAGGACGCGCGTCTGCCCGGCGGCCAGGTCGAGGGTGGTCTCGGGGTCGATCAGCTTGGCCACGTACTTGGCCAGCTTCTCCTGCGCCGCCGCGGTCAGCTTCGGCGAGCCGCCGAGGCCCGGCGGGGCGGCCGACATGAGCGGGCTGCTGAGCGGCCCGATGTAGCCGGGGGACGGCCCCTTGCCCGCCCCGGGCAGGACGCCCGGCGCCGGCAGCGGCTGCATCGGCTGCTGGAGGACGGCCGGGGTGATCGGGCCGGGGATGCCGAGCCGGAGCGGCTCGGGGGCCGGCGGCTGGGCGAGGCCGGCCGCGTTGCCGACGTCGAGGACCGCCGCGCCCAGCAGGAAGAGGGCGGCGAACCCGCCGACCCGGACGAGGCCGGTGCACCGCGGCACGTCGGCTGGGCAACTCGTGCGCGTCATCCTGAAATCCCCCTGGCGTCGACCCCGGACCGGCCGGCGGCTTCCCGCGTCGGCCGGTTCCCTCCGGGCATCCGGCTGCGGCCGGCGGGCGTTCCCCCACGCCCCACGCGGCAGCTATTGGTCAACGAATGTGCCGGGAATAACGGATACGACGGGTGTGTCAAGCAGTCTTCCGGCGATTCCGCACGGTTCCGGCGAAGTTTTTCCCACTGCCGCCGGGGAGATCGGTGACTGGGCGGGATGGGCGCCGGCGGCGCGGGGTCTCGCAAGTCGGGCCTCGCGGACTCGACCCGTACTCCGGACGCCGCGGCCGGGTCGTGCGGGTCTGGTCAAGTTTGCGGGTTCTGCTGTCGATACCGGATGCTGATGCGGCTCGGACCAATTCCGGAGGATCAGGCGATGACCGAACGGGCGCGGCGGAACCGCTGGCGGTGGGTGCTGGCCGGCCTGTTCGGCGCGGCCGCGGTGCCGGTCGGGGTGAGCGGCCAGACGAAGTTGCGGACGGCCGAGCCCGCCGCCGGCGGGTCGCCGGTCGTGCGGCTGGAGTCGGCCGTGAAGGCGCCGCCCGCCGCGGCCGGCCCCGGTATGAAGGCCGTCTTCGTGGACGCTGGCGACGGCTCCGGGCCGACCGTGCAGTACGTGCCGCGCTACGGGACGCCGACGCCGCCGCCGCCGCCGGCCGCCGCCGCACCCGCCCAGAAGATGCGGGCCGTGCTCGTGGACGCCGGCGACGGCGCCGGGCCGACCGTCCGGTACGTGCCGGTCGGCGGGTCGGTCGTGACCGCGCCGACGCCGCCCGTCGCCGCGCCGCTGCCGATGCCCGCGGTCGCCGCGACGCCGGTGGTGCCGCCGACGCCGACCGTCGCACCCGCGCCGCGGACCGTCTCCCCGGCGGCGGCTGTCACGGCCGTGACCCCGCCGGCGGCACCGCCCGTGCCGGTCGTCGCCGCTCCGGCGCCGGTGTCGATGCCGGGCACGCCGGCGGTGCCGCCGCGGCCGATGCCGGTCGTCGCCGCGCCGGTCGTCGCCGCTCCGGCCCCGATGCCGATGCCGACCACGCCGGTGGTGCCGCCGCGGCCGATGCCGGTCGTCGCCGCACCGGCGCCGATGCCGGCCACGCCGGCGGTGTCGCCGCGGCCGATGCCGGTCGTCGCCGCGCCGGTCGTCGCCGCACCGGCGCCGATGCCGATGCCGACCACACCGGTGGTGCCGCCGCGGCCGATGCCGGTCGTCGCCGCGCCGGCGCCGGTGTCGATGCCGGGCACGCCGGTGGTGCCGCCGCGGCCGATGCCGGTGGCGAGCGAGCGGCCCGCAACGCCGGCCGTGCCGCAGGCGATGGTCGTCGCCCAGCCCGCGGCGCCGGTCGAGCACCGGGACTTCGCCCGCACCGCGGCGCCGGCCTCGATGCCGGCTCCGATGCCGACCCGGACGACGCCCGTCGCCGTGACGCCGCCGGCCCCGGTCGCGCTGCCGCCCGCGCCGCGCCCGGCGCCGCGGCCGACGTACGTCGTCGCCCAGCCGCCGTCCGACGCGCCGGTGGCGCTGCCGCAGGCCGCCCCGCCCACCCCGGCGCCGGTCACGGCGCACACGCCGCTTCCGACGCACGCCGGGCCGACGATGGTGCCGGTGGCCCCCGTCGCGGCCCCGACGGCGGCGTGCGCCACCAACGCCTGCGGCCACGGGCACCGCGGGCACGACAACTGGTGCGTCCACGTGCCGGCGACCTGGGTGCCGCCGGTCGGCGCGAACCTGCGGTCGTTCACCGACCAGATGCGGCTGAACGCCCTGGCCGAGTACTTCGTGGTGTTCGAGGAGGAGTGGTTCCAGGGCGCCGCCGAGCTGACCCCGAGCGGGCTGCGGCACCTCGACGGCATCGTCCGCCGGCTCGGCGTGCTGGGGGCGCCGGTCCGCGTCGAGCCGAGCGGCAACCCCGACCTCGACGGCCGCCGCCGCGCCGCCCTGATCGCGGCCCTGTCCGGCGCCGGGGTGACCCCCGACCGCGTCGTCATCGGCGGCAGCCGGGCCGAGGGGCTCCGCTACTCCGACATCGACGCCGTCTACGACACCCGCGTCCAGTCGGCGGCCGGCGGCGGGGGCGGCGGCATCGGCGGGTTCGGCGGGGGATTCGGCGGCGGGTTCGGCGGGATCGGTGGCATCGGCGGGTACGGCGGCGGCGTCATCCGCTGACCCGCGGGTCGAGTCCCGGTCGCCCGCCGAAGCCCACCCGCCCGCGCGGGTGGGCTTCGGCCGTTCCGGCGGCTACGCTACCCCCGGCACCCCCCGGAGGCCCGCCCCGTGTCCACCCGCCGCGCCTTCCTCGCGTCCGCCGCCCTGCTGCCGTCCGCGCTCGCCGCACAGCCCGGCCCGCGCACCCGCCCGCCGAAGCGCCCCCGGCCCGCCGAGAAGAAGGTCGCCGTCGTCGCCTCCGTCTACTGGTACCTGTCGCACGCCTACCACATCGCCGGCCGCTTCCTCGACGGCTACATGGTCGGCGACGCCCACCACTTCCCCGACTTCGGCGTCGCCAGCTGCTACGTCGAGCAGCCGACGCGCAACCTCGCCCCGGAGCTGGCCCGCGAGCACGGCTTCCGCCTCGCCCCCACCATCGAGGACGCCCTGACGCTCGGCACCGGCCGCCTCGCCGTGGACGCCGTGCTGCTCATCTGCGAGCACGGCGACTACCCGTACAACGCGAGGGGCCAGAAGCTCTACCCGCGGCACGACTACTTCCAGCAAATCGTCCGCGTCTTCGAGCGGAGCGGGAAGACCGTGCCGGTGTTCTGCGACAAGCACCTCAGCTACGACCGGGCGAAGGCCGCCGACATGGTGGCGACGGCGAAGAAGATGGGCTTCGGCCTGATGGCCGGCTCCAGCCTGCCGGTGACGTGGCGCCGCCCCGAGCTCGAACTGCCGCTCGGGTCGAAGCTCACCGACGCGCTGCTGGTGTCGCGCGGCGAGCTGGAGATCTACGGCATCCACGCCCTCGAAGCGTTGCAGTGCATGGCGGAGCGGCGCCTCCCGGCCGGCGCGACGGAGCAGGGCGTGGCGGCCGTGACCGGCCTCCAGGGCGACGCGGTGTGGAAGGCCGGCGACGACGGCCTGTGGTCGTGGGAGCTGCTCGAACACGCCGTCGGCCGCTGCCCGTCGCGGAACGCCGGCGACATCCGCGCCAACTGCCGCCGCTTCCAGCGGCCCGCGGCGTGGGGCCACGTCGTGCCCGGCCCGATCGCCTTCCACGTCGAGTACCGCGACGGCTTCAAGGCCACCGTGCTGCAACTCGACGGCCACGTCGCCGACGAGGCGTTCGCGGGCCGCATCGCCGGGCAGCCGCGGCCGGTTTCGACGCTGTTCTACCTGCCCCCGCCGCCGGGAGCGGCGTTCCTGGAGGCGCTGGCGAGTCACGCCGAGCGGTTCGTGGCGACGGGCCGGCCGCCGTACCCGGCGGAGCGGACGCAGCTGACCGGCGGCGTGCTGGACTACGCGCTGGAGTCGCGGGCGACCGGCTCGCGCCGGCTGGAGACGCCGGACCTGGCGATCCGCTACGCGGCCCCCGCCGACAGCGGGTTCATGCGGGGCGAGTACGTCCGGCCGGTGAATTAGGCGGAGGCCCCGCTGCGCATGCTCGGCGGACCGGCGTCGACGGGGGCGGGTGTGACGGTGGGACAGGTCGAGTTCGGCCGGGGCGGCGAGGCGACCGGCCCGCCCACGGACCGACCCGACGAGGTGAATAACGAAGCCCGGCCAGCCACGAGGGCCGGCCGGGGGTACCGCGGTCGTGCTCGACCGAGCCTACTTGGCCTCGTCTTCCTTCTCCTCGATCGCGTCGGCCGCCGCGACGGCGTCGATCACGTCCTTCGCCTCCTGCGGCCCGCCGGCCAGCCGGGCGAGGCGCCGGACGGCGGCGACGAGGGCGTGGTGGAGGTCGTAGTCCGCCGCCGCCTTACTGAGCTTCGCCGGGTCGTACTTTCGTGCCACAAGTGCCTCCGCGGGTAGAGAGAGAGGGGACAGTCTTTATACGTGGGGCGGCAACTGGGAAGCGCGGGGGGTGGGTGTCGCACCCACGGCTCCGGGGGATTAGCCCGGCGAGTTGACTATCTACTCCACCCCCGCGAATCGCCTCGCCAGGCGCCCTCAGCGCTTGCTACCGTCCGGCGGGCCGGCCGGGCTCGTGACATTCGCCGGCGGCCCCGAGGTGTCGAACCGGTTGAGGCCGAAGTAGCTCCACTTCTGAACGACCACGTTGCTCACCACCGCCCCGGTCGGCGGGGCCGGGGCCTGCTGCCAGGGCAGGAGAAGCCCCCGGTAGTGGAACACGGACGTGCCGTCGGGGCCGAGGTAGTCCCACGATTCCCACCGGCAAGCCAGCCCCACGACGAGGACGAACGGCACGACGAGAGCGGCGAAGAACCGTCGGTTGCCCGGGCTGTTGCTCAAGAAATCCTCGTTCGTGGAAGCACAGGCGTGACTGTCGCGTACCGTGCCGGCCGCCCCAACGACTCAGCATACCACGAGCCGTCCGGGTAAAATAGCCGGATGTTCCGTCTGCAAGGGCAAGGCACGAATTGATCTTGGGTCGGGTCGCGAATTTGCGTAAGTGTGCGTCCCACCATCCGGCAGCCGTCCATGCCCGCCTACTTCATCGACCGTTGCGACCGGGCGATCGACGCTGGCCGCCACTCGGCCGCCAGTACCCGCTTGACGGACTCCTGGTCTGCTCGCCGATGGTGCCGTGCCGGGAGAATCATCCGTGCTCCCACCGACCGGCGGTTCTGCCCGTCGCCTTCGAGGTCACGGACGCAACCCGTGTGCGTGGCACGGCCTGCGCCGTTCGCCAGGCCGGCGGCTGGATCGAACCAACTTTTTTATGAGTCGGTGACATGTTGCCGGGGATCGACCCCCCCGGCCGGAAGAATCATTCCGGGCGAGCAGAAGTGGCTCACCGCGGGGGTAGCAGCCGCGCCGCCGGGGCGCCGGACGGCGGCGGCAGCTCCTCGACGGCGGCCGGCGGCGCCGTCCCCGGCAGGAGCAGCTCGCGGCCCGGAGCCACCGCCGCCGGCCGCGCCCCGAGCATCGGCCGCACCGTCACGTCGCGGTCGGCCTCGAAGGCGCGGTTGTCGGTGGTGGTGAGCCGCACCGCGACGCGCACCTTGCCCGTCGTCGGCGGCGTCTGCCACGGCAGGCGGACGAAGTAGCCGGTCGTGATGAGGCCGTTCCGCCACGTCGGCCGCAGCTGCTCGGGCGTCAGCTCCCAGGTGCCGATCGGCTGCTTCAGCCCCTGCGGCGTGACCTCCCACGCGGCGATCGTCGCCCGGCCCGGCACCTTCACCGCCGACTTGTCCTCGTCCGACGGCACGATGACGACCATCAGCGCCTCGTCGCCGGGGGTGCCGTCGTCGTCCACGCCGCCGGTGCCGCGGCCGACGGCGATCTCGCGCACGAACACGGCCGCGCCGGCCCCCGTGGGCAGGCCCGGCGGCGCGCCGGGGAAGCCGGCCGGGTGCTGGTGCTCGTAGGCGCGGTTGAGGTTGCGGGTGGCGTCGAGCTGCTGGCGGGTGGCGGCCAGCTCGCGGTCGCGGGTGCGGAGCTCGGCCTCGATGAGGTCGTAGCGCTTGTTCGGCTTGCAGCCGGTCAGGGCGAGCGTCAGGGCGAGCCCCACACGCCGCCAATGACCAATGACCAATGACCCACCAATGACCAGGGGCGATCCGGCCCTGCCTTCCTTGGTCATTGGTGGGTCATTGGTCATTGGTCATTCCCGGCGGTCACTCCGCCGGTCGGGCTCCGAGCTCGGCCGGCATCCGCTCCAGCACCTTGTCGATGAGCCCGAACTCGCGGGCCTCCATCGCCGACATGAAGTTGTCGCGGTCGGTCCCCTTCTCGATCACCTCGAGCGGCTGCCCCGAGTGCTTCGCCAGCAGCAGGTTCAGCGTCTTCTTCGTCCGCAGGAACTCCTTGGCGTGGATCAGGATTTCCTCGGTCGTGCCCTCCGAGCCGGCGAGCGGCTGGTGGATCATCACCCGGGCGTTCGGCAGGGCGAACCGCTTCCCCTTGGTGCCGGCGGTGAGGAGCATCGCCCCCATGCTGGCGGCCTGGCCCATGCAGTAGGTCGCCACGTCGCAGGTGACGAACTGCATGGTGTCGTAGATCGCCATGCCCGCCGTCACGCTCCCGCCGGGGCTGTTGATGTACAGGTGGATGTCGCGCTTCGGGTCGTCGAACTGGAGGAACAGCATCTGGGCCACGATCAGGTTGGCCATGTCGTCCTGCACGACGCCCTGCAGGAAGATGATGCGGTCCTTCAGCAGTCGGCTGTAGATGTCGTAGGCGCGTTCCTCGCGGCCGCGACTCTCCACCACGATCGGCACGAGCGGCATGGTCGGTCCTCCGGGCGGCCCGCCGCGCCGTCTGGTATCGGGCGGCGGGCCGGCGGCGTATCAGGGTATGGGAACGGGCCGGGCGGCTTTCGGGCGGCACCGGCCGGACTTGGCGACTGTGCGGTTCGGGTGATCTGAGCCGGCCCCGTCAGGGGTCGGAGTGGTTCAACGCTCCGACCCCTGACGGGGCCGGCTCAGGATCGACTTACTTCTTCACCGCGTCCGCCGGCTTCTCCAGCACCTCGTCGACGAGGCCGAACGCCTTCGCCTCCTGGGCGCTGTAGTACTTGTCGCGGTCCGTCTCGCGGGCGATCGCCTCCAGCGGCTGCTTGCAGTGCTTCGCCAGGATCTCGTTCAGCCGCGACCGCTCCTTCAGGATCTCGTTGGCCTGGATCTCGATGTCCGACACTTGCCCGCCGACCTGGCCGTAGGGCTGGTGGATCATCACCTTCGAGTTCGGCAGGGCGTACCGCTTGCCGGCGGTGCCGGCGGCCAGCAGGATGGCCGCGCCGCTGGCGGCGATCCCCATGCAGTACGTCAGGATGGGGCACTCCAGGAACTGCATCGTGTCGTACAGCGCCAGCGTGGCGGACACCGACCCGCCGGGGCTGTTGATGTACATGTGGATGTCGGCGGTCTTGTTCTCGTACTGGAGGTACAAGAGCTTCTGGATCGTCAGGTTGGCCAGGTAGTCGCTGATGACCGAGCTGCCGCCGGTCTCCGGGCTGCTGCCGACGAAGACGATGCGGTTCTCCAGCAGCAGGTCCGCCAGCGTCATCGTGCGCTGGCGGGAGTAGTTGCCGCGCTGCAACAGCGGCTGGATCGGGCCGGCCGCGGCCGTCGGATCGAAGGGAGGGAACATCAGGCGTCACCCTTTCTCGGAGAGGGATGAGGGACGCGGGACGAGGGATGAATGCCCGAGTCGGCGTTCATCCCTCGTCCCGCATCCCTCATCCCTCGGGGGTCATCTGCACTTTACGCGGACGGTCAACCCTCGGTCGGCGCCTCGGCCGGAGCCTGCTCGTCCGGGGCCGCCGCGGCCTGCACCGTCGCCACCACGCCGGCCTGCTCGGCCTTCTCCGCGGCCGTCAGCTCGTACTCCTCGAACGTCGCCGACTCCAGGATCAGGTCCAGCGCCTTGCGCTCCAGCAGGTCGGTGGCCAGCGCCTCCATCAGGTCGTCCTTCTCGAACCGGGCGCGGACCTTGCGCGGGCTCTCGCCCGACTGGTCGGCGATGCGGTCGATCTCGGCCTCCAGGTCGCTGTCCTCGATCTCCAGCTTCTCCACCTCGGCCACCTTCTGGAGCACGAAGTGCTCCTTCAGCGCCGCGGCGGTGCTCGCCACCACGTCCTGCTCCAGGATGCGCCGCTTGCCGGCGATCTGGGCGTCGGACATGCCGGCGTTCTTCATCTCCATCACCCGCCGCTGCAGCGTCTTGCGGGCCTGCCGGCGGAGCATGTCCTGCGGCAGTTCCCACGTCGCCGAGCTGGCGATCTTCTCCAGCACCTGCTTGCGGGCCTCCTGCCGCTGCGTGTACTCCAGCCGGCGGTTCAGCAGCGTGCCGACCAGCTCGTCGAACCCGTCCGCGGTCGTCACGCCGAACGCGCCCTCGAGCAGGTCCTGCGTCAGCTCCGGCGGGCGGATCGTCTTCACGTCGTGGACGGTGAACGTGGCCTGCACCTTCTGGCCGCGCATGCTCGGGTTCGCCAGCTCCTGCGACAGCACGATGTCCACCGTGCGCACGTCGCCGGCCCTCGCGCCGGTCAGCTTCTCGCCGAAGTCCTCGGCCACGCCGTCCGACAGCGCCAGCCGCGGCTCGACCTTGAAGCGGACCTCCTTGAGCTGGTTCAGCAGCTTGTCGCCGTACTTGATCTCCACGTCGGCGGTGACGGTGTCGTCGAGCGCGACTGTGGGGTTGTCGCCTTCCTTCGGCACGAGCTGGCCGTAGGGCTCCAGCAGCCGCTTCTTCTCGGCGGCGATTTCGTCGGCGTTGTAGGTGTGCGTCGGCCGGCGGAGCTTCAGCCCCTTGTAGTCGGGGAGGTCGAACTCGGGGCGGACCTCGATGTCGAACTCGTAGACGAACGGGCCTTCCTTCGGGATCTCGATGGCGTCCGGGTCGAGGTCCGGCGGCGACAGCGGCGAGATGTCCTGCTCGTCGGCCAGCTGCTCGAGGCTGGCCATGAGGACCTGCGTCTTCACCTCCTGCGCCACGGCCGGGTAGTACTGCTTCTCGATCATCTTCCGCGGCGCCTTACCGGGGCGGAAGCCGCGGACCGTGGGCTGGTCGGAGAGCGTGATCTCGCTGAACTTCTCGTCGAACCGCTCGTCGATCTGCTTCCGCTCGACGGTGACCTTGATGTGCTTCTTGCACGGGCCGACGTCCTTGATCTCGACCGTCTGGACGAGCTTGACCGGCCCCTCGGCGACGGCCGTGGCGCTGCCCTCGTCGGTGGTGTCGGGGGTGGGTTCGTCGGCCATCGGGGCTCCTCCGTGGTCGCCGCGTCGGGGTGCGGGGTTGGGGGGTAAAAACACAAGGGCCGGGAAGCGGTGGGCGGCGGGCATTGTATCCCGCCAAGTGCCCGCGACTTCCCGGCCCGGCAGACTGTGGCTAAGAGCGGGTGATGGGACTTGAACCCACGACAACCTCGTTGGCAACGAGGTACTCTACCACTGAGTTACACCCGCATTACTACCACTGCACCCAGCACTGTATGCCGGTGCCGCCGCGGCTTCAAGGGAGAATATCGCGCCACGTGCGTGTGGACAGGGGACAGGGGAACGGGGGCAGGGAACAGGAGACCGGAACTGAGTGGGCAGGAGCTGGTGTCCCGTTCCCTGTCCCCGGTCCCCTGTCCCCCGGGGCCGGCCTATTTCCTTGACACTACTCCTTGCCCTATCTAGACTTTGAAAACGACCAGCCGGTTACCGGTGCGAGCCCAGACCAGCGGGGGACTGCTTCCGTGACCAAGAAAGAAATCGTCCGCCAGCTGTGCGAGAAGGCGAACAAGGAAAAGCTCCTCAAGGGGAACCTGACGCAGCTGGCGACCAAGGAATTGGTGCAGTGGACTTTCGACGCCATCATCGACACCCTCGTCTCCGACGGCCGCATCGAGCTGCGCAACTTCGGCGTCTTCGAGGTGAAGCAGCGCAAGCCGCGGAAGGCGCGCAACCCGCGCACCGGCGAGCGCGTCGACGTGGCGTCGAAGAACGTGGTCACGTTCCAGCCGGGTAAGGAGATGGAGGAGCGCGTCCGGCTGGCGAAGGTGGCCGACCCGAAGCGGAAGACGCGCCGCGCCAAGCCCGACGACGACGCGGGCGACACGCCGGACCTGCCGGTGCCGTCGGCCAACGAGGCGCCGGAGCCGGTCGGCGCGACGGGGTGACCAGGTCGGGCGGCGGGCCGCCGCCCGCCTTTCCGCTTTCCGCCTTCCCCCTTGCACGCCGCCCGCCCGTAGACGACAATACACCCACTGCCTGCCCGCGCCCCGCGGCGCGTCCCCCCGCCTACCCGCCCTTCCGAGGGTCGTGTCCATGCCGCTCCCGCCCCCCCGCCTCGCGGCGGTCCTGATCGCACTCGCGTCCCTGGCGTCGCCCGCCGCCGCGCAGGACGCCCCCAACCCGAACGACGTGAAGGCCGTCGCCGTCCACCCGGCCCGCGTCGCGCTCAACGGGACGGACGACGCCGCGCAACTGGTCGTCACCGGCACGCTCGCCGACGGCCGGCTCGTGGACCTGACGCACGTCGCCCGCTACGCCGTCGCCAACGCCACCGCGACCGTCAGCGCCACCGGCCGCGTCCAGGCCAAGACCGACGGCGCCGGCGAGATCACGATCGCGTTCGGGGCGCACACCGCCCGCCTGCCGGTCGAGGCGCGAAACGTCGGGGTGAACCTGCCGCTCAACTTCACGAACCAGGTGGTGCCGATCTTCACGCGGCTCGGCTGCAACAGCGGCGGGTGCCACGGCAAGATCGCCGGGCAGAACGGCTTCCGCCTGTCGCTCCTCGGCTTCGAGCCCGACCTGGACTACATGACGCTCGTGAAGGAGGGCCGCGGCCGCCGGCTGTTCCCGGCCAACCCGGACGCCAGCCTGTTCCTCACGAAGGCGACCGGCCGCTCGCCGCACGGCGGCGGCAAGAAGATGGAGCCCGAGTCGGACGAGTACAAGGTGGTGCGCCGCTGGATCGCCGCCGGGATGCCGTGGGGCAACGAGACGGACCCGAAGGTCGTGAAGATCAGCGTGTTCCCCGAGCACCGCATCCTGACCCGCAACGCCACCCAGCAGATCGCCGCCTACGCCCACTACTCCGACGGCACCACCGAGGACGTGACCCGGCGGGCGCAGTTCGAGAGCAACGACGGCGAGGTCGCGGCCGTGACCGAGGGGGGCCAGGTCCGCACGAACCAGCTCAGCGGCGAGGCGGCGATCATGGCCCGCTTCCAGGGGATGGTGACGGTCACCCGCATCACCGTGCCGCTCGGCCAGAAGACGCCCGAGTGGCAGTTCCCCGCTCAGACCGTGGTCGATCAGCACACCGCGAAGAAGTGGCGCGAGCTGGGCCTCGTGCCGTCGGAGCTGTGCACCGACGAGCAGTTCATCCGCCGCGTGTCGCTCGACATCACCGGCTCGCTGCCGACGCCGGCGCAGGTGGCGGCGTTCGTGGCGGACGCGGACGCCAAGAAGCGCGAGAAGCTGGTAGACCGGCTGCTGGAGACGCCGGAGTACGCGTACTTCTTCGCCAACAAGTGGGCCGACATCCTGCGGGTGAAGCGCCGCGGCGAGGCGAACCGGGCCGCCGGCACGTTCGCGTTCCACGAACACATCCGCCTCGCGATGGCCAACGACACCCCGTACAGCGAGTTCGTCCGCGGCATCGTGACGGCGACGGGCGACGAGCGCCGCAACCCGGCGGTGGTGTGGTACAAGGAGCTCACGACGCCCGAGAACTTCGTGGACGACGTGGGCCAGGTGTTCCTGGGGCAGCGGCTGGCGTGCGCCAACTGCCACCACCACCCGTACGAGAAGTGGAGCCAGGACGACTACTGGGGGCTGGCGGCGTTCTTCGGCAAGGTCGGCCGCAAGGAGCTGCGCCTGCCGAGCAGCAACCCCAATAACAACGACAACAAGACGCAGGTGATCTTCACCCGGTCGTCGGGCTCGGTCACGAACAAGCGGACGAACAAGGCCGCCGAGATCCGCCCGCTGGACGGCCAGCCGATGGAGACGTTCGACGGCGACCCGCGCGAGAAGCTCGCCGACTGGATGACGGACAAGAGCAACCCGTTCTTCGCCAAGGCCGTGGCGAACCGCTACTGGGCCCACTTCTTCGGCCGCGGCATCGTGGACCCGCTGGACGACATGCGGATCACGAACCCGCCGTCGAACCCGGAGTTGCTCGACGCGCTGGCCAAGAACCTGACCGACAACAACTACAGCCTGAAGTCGTTGATCCGCACGATCTGCAAGAGCCGGACGTACCAGCTCAGCAGCGCCCCGAACGACTTCAACAAGCTGGACAAGCAGGCCTACGCCCGGTTCTACCCGCGGCGGGTGAGCGCCGAGGTGCTGCTGGACGCGGTGAACCAGGTGACGGACAGCCCGGGCGGGTTCAACGGCCTGCCGAAGGACAAGAACGCGCCGGGCCGGGCGATCATGCTGCCGGACGAGTCGTTCACGAGCTACTTCCTGGACGTGTTCGGCCGGCCGCAGCGGATCAGCGCGTGCGAGTGCGAGCGGGTGAACGAGGCGAACCTCGCCCAGGCGCTGCACCTGCTCAACAGCGACGAGATTCAGGGGAAGGTGACGCGCCCGGGCGGCCGCGCCGCGACGCTGGCGGCGGACATGCGGCCGGACCGCGAGAAGGTGACGGAGCTGTTCCGCTGGGCGTTCGCGCGGACGCCGACGGAGGCCGACCTGACCGCGGCGCTGGCCCACGTCCGCGACATGGAGGCGAAGCACATGGGCGCCGCCGGGAAGCGGATCGCCTACGAGAACATCCTGTGGGCGCTGCTGAACACGAAGGAGTTCGTGTTCAACCAGTAGGATGAGGTTCGGGGGCCGCGACCGGCCCCCGCTCTCGACCAAGGAGTGGTCTGTCGTGCTCCGCCCCGCCGGCCCACGACCGACGCCCGC carries:
- a CDS encoding ATP-dependent Clp protease proteolytic subunit — its product is MPLVPIVVESRGREERAYDIYSRLLKDRIIFLQGVVQDDMANLIVAQMLFLQFDDPKRDIHLYINSPGGSVTAGMAIYDTMQFVTCDVATYCMGQAASMGAMLLTAGTKGKRFALPNARVMIHQPLAGSEGTTEEILIHAKEFLRTKKTLNLLLAKHSGQPLEVIEKGTDRDNFMSAMEAREFGLIDKVLERMPAELGARPAE
- a CDS encoding ClpP family protease; amino-acid sequence: MFPPFDPTAAAGPIQPLLQRGNYSRQRTMTLADLLLENRIVFVGSSPETGGSSVISDYLANLTIQKLLYLQYENKTADIHMYINSPGGSVSATLALYDTMQFLECPILTYCMGIAASGAAILLAAGTAGKRYALPNSKVMIHQPYGQVGGQVSDIEIQANEILKERSRLNEILAKHCKQPLEAIARETDRDKYYSAQEAKAFGLVDEVLEKPADAVKK
- the tig gene encoding trigger factor, yielding MADEPTPDTTDEGSATAVAEGPVKLVQTVEIKDVGPCKKHIKVTVERKQIDERFDEKFSEITLSDQPTVRGFRPGKAPRKMIEKQYYPAVAQEVKTQVLMASLEQLADEQDISPLSPPDLDPDAIEIPKEGPFVYEFDIEVRPEFDLPDYKGLKLRRPTHTYNADEIAAEKKRLLEPYGQLVPKEGDNPTVALDDTVTADVEIKYGDKLLNQLKEVRFKVEPRLALSDGVAEDFGEKLTGARAGDVRTVDIVLSQELANPSMRGQKVQATFTVHDVKTIRPPELTQDLLEGAFGVTTADGFDELVGTLLNRRLEYTQRQEARKQVLEKIASSATWELPQDMLRRQARKTLQRRVMEMKNAGMSDAQIAGKRRILEQDVVASTAAALKEHFVLQKVAEVEKLEIEDSDLEAEIDRIADQSGESPRKVRARFEKDDLMEALATDLLERKALDLILESATFEEYELTAAEKAEQAGVVATVQAAAAPDEQAPAEAPTEG
- a CDS encoding HU family DNA-binding protein; protein product: MTKKEIVRQLCEKANKEKLLKGNLTQLATKELVQWTFDAIIDTLVSDGRIELRNFGVFEVKQRKPRKARNPRTGERVDVASKNVVTFQPGKEMEERVRLAKVADPKRKTRRAKPDDDAGDTPDLPVPSANEAPEPVGATG
- a CDS encoding DUF1549 domain-containing protein, whose translation is MPLPPPRLAAVLIALASLASPAAAQDAPNPNDVKAVAVHPARVALNGTDDAAQLVVTGTLADGRLVDLTHVARYAVANATATVSATGRVQAKTDGAGEITIAFGAHTARLPVEARNVGVNLPLNFTNQVVPIFTRLGCNSGGCHGKIAGQNGFRLSLLGFEPDLDYMTLVKEGRGRRLFPANPDASLFLTKATGRSPHGGGKKMEPESDEYKVVRRWIAAGMPWGNETDPKVVKISVFPEHRILTRNATQQIAAYAHYSDGTTEDVTRRAQFESNDGEVAAVTEGGQVRTNQLSGEAAIMARFQGMVTVTRITVPLGQKTPEWQFPAQTVVDQHTAKKWRELGLVPSELCTDEQFIRRVSLDITGSLPTPAQVAAFVADADAKKREKLVDRLLETPEYAYFFANKWADILRVKRRGEANRAAGTFAFHEHIRLAMANDTPYSEFVRGIVTATGDERRNPAVVWYKELTTPENFVDDVGQVFLGQRLACANCHHHPYEKWSQDDYWGLAAFFGKVGRKELRLPSSNPNNNDNKTQVIFTRSSGSVTNKRTNKAAEIRPLDGQPMETFDGDPREKLADWMTDKSNPFFAKAVANRYWAHFFGRGIVDPLDDMRITNPPSNPELLDALAKNLTDNNYSLKSLIRTICKSRTYQLSSAPNDFNKLDKQAYARFYPRRVSAEVLLDAVNQVTDSPGGFNGLPKDKNAPGRAIMLPDESFTSYFLDVFGRPQRISACECERVNEANLAQALHLLNSDEIQGKVTRPGGRAATLAADMRPDREKVTELFRWAFARTPTEADLTAALAHVRDMEAKHMGAAGKRIAYENILWALLNTKEFVFNQ